The genomic window TCCTCTGCTGCTTTTATGTAGCCTTCAGCAGTTTGCGGGCCAACATCACGCCCATCCAGAAATCCGTGAACATAAACGTTCTTTACGCCTTCTTCTGCTGCAAGATGAAGGAGTGCATATAGATGGCTAATATGACTATGCACGCCACCATCTGAGAGAAGACCCATAATATGTAAATTATTACCATTCTTTTTCACATGGTTCATCGCTTTTAAAAAAGTTTCATTTTTATCAAATTTGCCTTCGCGAATGGCCACGTTGACTCGAGTTAAGCTTTGATACACAATCCGGCCTGCTCCAATGTTTAAGTGTCCCACTTCTGAGTTGCCCATTTGCCCTTCAGGCAGACCAACCGCTTCTCCGGATGCCGTTAACGTGGAATGCGGGTATGTATTCCAGAACCGTTCGAAGTTCGGCTTCTTCGCCTGATAAACCGCATTTCCTTTGTGTTCCGCCCTTAAGCCGAAGCCATCAAGAATAATTAGAGCTATTGGAGATTTACTCATACTTTCCTTCCTCCAATAATTGCAGGAAGGATTGCGCCTCAAGACTTGCTCCGCCTACTAAAGCCCCATCAATATCAGGCTGAGACATATATTCTTTAATATTAGCGGGCTTCACACTGCCCCCATATTGAATGCGAATCGCCTCAGCAGCAGCCTGTGAAAATTGGACTCTCACTACTTGGCGAATATGGGTACATACTTCATTCGCATCCTCCGCTGTTGAAGATTTCCCTGTACCGATTGCCCAAATAGGTTCATAGGCAATGACTGTTTGTTTGACTTGTTCTTCTGACAAGCCCTTTAATGCATTTTCTACTTGAGAGCCAACAAACGCCATTGTCTCTCCGTTCTCACGTTGTTCCAGCGTTTCACCGACACAAACGATTGGAGTTAGATTGTATTTGAAAGCGGCCAAAGTCTTTTTGTTTACAGCCTCATCTGTTTCATTGAACATTTCACGGCGCTCCGAATGGCCGA from Bacillus sp. DTU_2020_1000418_1_SI_GHA_SEK_038 includes these protein-coding regions:
- the tpiA gene encoding triose-phosphate isomerase; protein product: MRKPIIAGNWKMHKTLPEAKAFFEEIDGSIPDQDKVETVVCAPALFLEALVGYGVGIGAQNMHFEESGAFTGEISPAALEDIGVTYVILGHSERREMFNETDEAVNKKTLAAFKYNLTPIVCVGETLEQRENGETMAFVGSQVENALKGLSEEQVKQTVIAYEPIWAIGTGKSSTAEDANEVCTHIRQVVRVQFSQAAAEAIRIQYGGSVKPANIKEYMSQPDIDGALVGGASLEAQSFLQLLEEGKYE